One genomic window of Anser cygnoides isolate HZ-2024a breed goose chromosome 11, Taihu_goose_T2T_genome, whole genome shotgun sequence includes the following:
- the DUOXA2 gene encoding dual oxidase maturation factor 2 isoform X2, with amino-acid sequence MLRVLLSLVVGVVIVAVQFTGDWESGWVTANTSYKSFSSAMVKADIGLHVGLAGVNVTLVGNPVNQVNETINYNEHFAWSFDADYDHSYNEGLEKGLPSPILYVAEKFTTESPCNMHRQYRISGHYASATLWVAFCTWLISNMLFSMPVLVYGGYMVLITGAFMIFSLLSFSTVRNSLLCPIQFGTASLLIDYGGSFWLTLVIGLLCFVAGITIVALHYFNSDLLKTFFDLHEVRAEDCQEMTEVYINPQFMSNARSPPQPSRISPGGM; translated from the exons ATGCTCCGAGTTCTCCTCAGCCTGGTGGTGGGAGTGGTGATTGTTG CTGTCCAGTTCACGGGGGACTGGGAGAGCGGTTGGGTGACAGCGAACACCTCCTACAAGTCCTTCAGCAGTGCCATGGTGAAGGCGGACATCGGGCTGCACGTTGGCCTGGCAGGGGTGAACGTCACGCTGGTGG GAAACCCGGTGAATCAGGTCAATGAGACCATCAACTACAACGAGCACTTTGCCTGGAGCTTTGATGCAGACTACGACCACAGCTACAACGAAGGCCTGGAGaaggggctgcccagccccatCCTCTACGTGGCGGAGAAGTTCACCACAGAAAGCCCCTGCAACATGCACAGGCAGTACCGCATCTCCGGCCACTACGCGTCGGCCACTCTCTG gGTGGCCTTTTGCACGTGGCTCATCTCCAACATGCTCTTCTCCATGCCTGTCCTAGTCTATGGAGGCTACATGGTCCTGATCACAGGGGCTTTCATGAtcttttcattgctttccttCTCCACTGTGAGGAACTCCCTGTTATGCCCGATCCAATTTGGGACCGCATCCCTGCTCATAGACTATGGGGGATCTTTCTGGCTCACGCTAGTGATTG GCTTGCTCTGTTTTGTGGCTGGGATTACTATTGTCGCACTGCACTACTTCAACTCAGACCTACTGAAAACTTTCTTTGACCTCCATGAGGTCAGAGCAGAAGACTGCCAAGAGATGACTGAAGTGTACATCAACCCTCAGTTCATGAGCAACGCACGATCTCCTCCTCAGCCCTCCAGAATTAGCCCTGGTGGCATGTAG
- the DUOXA2 gene encoding dual oxidase maturation factor 2 isoform X1: MTLFDGVYPFYLQQRKHFVFDVSTIIVIIVFLTFASSFLLIIPGIRGRARLYWMLRVLLSLVVGVVIVAVQFTGDWESGWVTANTSYKSFSSAMVKADIGLHVGLAGVNVTLVGNPVNQVNETINYNEHFAWSFDADYDHSYNEGLEKGLPSPILYVAEKFTTESPCNMHRQYRISGHYASATLWVAFCTWLISNMLFSMPVLVYGGYMVLITGAFMIFSLLSFSTVRNSLLCPIQFGTASLLIDYGGSFWLTLVIGLLCFVAGITIVALHYFNSDLLKTFFDLHEVRAEDCQEMTEVYINPQFMSNARSPPQPSRISPGGM, encoded by the exons ATGACTCTCTTCGACGGCGTCTACCCCTTCtacctgcagcagaggaagcacTTTGTGTTCGATGTCAGCACCATCATAGTGATTATTGTCTTCCTGACGTTCGCTTCCAGCTTTCTGCTCATCATCCCAGGCATCCGTGGACGGGCG AGGCTGTACTGGATGCTCCGAGTTCTCCTCAGCCTGGTGGTGGGAGTGGTGATTGTTG CTGTCCAGTTCACGGGGGACTGGGAGAGCGGTTGGGTGACAGCGAACACCTCCTACAAGTCCTTCAGCAGTGCCATGGTGAAGGCGGACATCGGGCTGCACGTTGGCCTGGCAGGGGTGAACGTCACGCTGGTGG GAAACCCGGTGAATCAGGTCAATGAGACCATCAACTACAACGAGCACTTTGCCTGGAGCTTTGATGCAGACTACGACCACAGCTACAACGAAGGCCTGGAGaaggggctgcccagccccatCCTCTACGTGGCGGAGAAGTTCACCACAGAAAGCCCCTGCAACATGCACAGGCAGTACCGCATCTCCGGCCACTACGCGTCGGCCACTCTCTG gGTGGCCTTTTGCACGTGGCTCATCTCCAACATGCTCTTCTCCATGCCTGTCCTAGTCTATGGAGGCTACATGGTCCTGATCACAGGGGCTTTCATGAtcttttcattgctttccttCTCCACTGTGAGGAACTCCCTGTTATGCCCGATCCAATTTGGGACCGCATCCCTGCTCATAGACTATGGGGGATCTTTCTGGCTCACGCTAGTGATTG GCTTGCTCTGTTTTGTGGCTGGGATTACTATTGTCGCACTGCACTACTTCAACTCAGACCTACTGAAAACTTTCTTTGACCTCCATGAGGTCAGAGCAGAAGACTGCCAAGAGATGACTGAAGTGTACATCAACCCTCAGTTCATGAGCAACGCACGATCTCCTCCTCAGCCCTCCAGAATTAGCCCTGGTGGCATGTAG